A window of Primulina huaijiensis isolate GDHJ02 chromosome 9, ASM1229523v2, whole genome shotgun sequence contains these coding sequences:
- the LOC140984091 gene encoding receptor-like protein kinase ANXUR1: MGRGRRSTAISGIIFINLDYAMNRKIRNFFWIIVIVSCALCQVHSQNKASNASSAYTDSFVLACGAITDATDANGRKWIQDNKFLASLDESSSSSAVARSQDHSLPSTVPYMTARIFYSKTTYRFPVSPMLRHWIRLHFYPSWYKNLDPSNSFFSVTAGGFTLLSNFSASITAQALTQAYIVREFALRRLDSNALDLTFTPSPTYNGSFAFVNGVEVISIPEIFHPVSMIGFSDKNMETEHHTFQTMYRLNVGGQYIPASKDSGLNRTWYDDSPYIFGAAFGVTSEADNNVSIKYPYDELKYIAPYNVYRTARSMGPNSSINQNYNLTWVFRIDVNFTYLVRLHFCEFYFEKVNQRVFSVFINNRMAEEVVDVIAWAKGRGVPVYKDFAVYVNGRTGDDQMLVSLQPNIGVKPEYYDSVLNGLEIFKFNDMKGNLAGPNPVPQLVKTEAQLKHGTSVATPKLSNHGKIIGSVLGSLVVFGLVVGLVVFVKQAKSRTDDASSRIGGWFPIHGSSHSSGTQTTSKSSGSSRISNLGGVHCRHFTLADLRLATDNFSESSVIGFGGFGKVYRGFINGNTKKVAIKRANPSSEQGVHEFLNEIELLSKLRHRHLVSLIGACEENDEMILVYDYMGNGTLREHLYNGENSPLTWRQRLDICIGAARGIHYLHTGARYTIIHRDVKSTNILLDEKWVAKVSDFGLSKTGPTLHQTHISTIVKGSFGYLDPEYFRRQQLTDKSDVYSFGVVLFEVLCGRPALNPNLPKEQVSLADWALSNHKRGTLEQTVDQHIRGEINPECLKHFAETAAKCLSDHGLDRPSMGSVLRNLEYCLQLRNNPDGPLVAAELKKANDPMQCMQDY; the protein is encoded by the exons ATGGGTCGTGGTCGAAGGTCTACGGCGATTTCCGGCATCAT ATTTATCAATCTCGATTATGCGATGAACCGTAAAATCCGCAATTTTTTCTGGATCATCGTAATAGTTTCTTGTGCCTTATGCCAAGTTCATTCACAAAACAAGGCTAGCAATGCTTCATCTGCATATACTGATTCATTTGTCTTGGCTTGTGGAGCCATAACTGATGCCACAGACGCCAATGGCAGAAAATGGATCCAAGACAACAAATTTCTTGCTTCTCTGGACGAATCTTCGTCGTCGTCGGCCGTGGCTCGATCCCAGGATCATTCATTGCCATCCACAGTTCCTTACATGACAGCAAGgattttttattccaaaacCACTTATAGGTTCCCAGTTTCTCCCATGCTTCGTCACTGGATCAGGCTTCACTTTTATCCATCTTGGTACAAGAATCTTGATCCCTCGAATTCGTTTTTCTCGGTTACTGCAGGTGGCTTCACTCTGCTCAGCAATTTTAGTGCTTCCATAACAGCTCAAGCTCTCACACAGGCTTATATCGTGAGAGAATTTGCTTTAAGAAGGCTTGATTCTAATGCTCTTGATCTCACTTTCACACCATCTCCTACATATAATGGCTCTTTTGCTTTTGTCAATGGCGTTGAGGTCATTTCGATTCCGGAAATCTTCCACCCCGTGTCGATGATTGGATTTTCAGATAAAAATATGGAGACAGAACACCACACGTTTCAGACAATGTATCGGTTAAACGTTGGTGGGCAGTACATTCCAGCAAGTAAGGACTCGGGTTTAAACCGGACTTGGTATGATGATTCTCCTTATATATTTGGTGCCGCCTTTGGGGTGACTTCTGAGGCTGATAACAATGTAAGTATCAAGTACCCTTACGACGAATTGAAGTACATTGCGCCATATAACGTCTACAGAACAGCACGAAGCATGGGGCCTAATTCGAGTATCAACCAAAACTATAACCTCACATGGGTTTTTCGAATAGATGTTAATTTCACGTACCTTGTGAGGCTACATTTTTGTGAGTTTTACTTTGAAAAGGTGAATCAAAGGGTGTTTAGTGTATTTATTAACAATCGAATGGCTGAGGAAGTGGTGGATGTGATTGCTTGGGCTAAAGGTAGAGGAGTGCCGGTATACAAAGATTTTGCTGTATATGTCAATGGTAGAACTGGTGACGATCAAATGTTGGTATCTTTGCAACCTAATATAGGAGTGAAACCTGAATACTATGATTCTGTCCTCAACGGACTCGAAATCTTTAAGTTCAACGATATGAAGGGAAATCTAGCGGGCCCGAATCCGGTGCCACAACTGGTTAAAACCGAGGCCCAGTTAAAACACGGAACTTCTGTTGCAACACCGAAGTTGAGCAATCATGGCAAAATCATAGGTTCTGTTCTAGGTTCACTGGTTGTATTTGGCCTTGTTGTCGGTCTTGTTGTTTTTGTGAAGCAGGCAAAAAGTAGGACAGATGACGCATCATCTAGAATCGGTGGCTGGTTTCCAATCCACGGAAGCTCACATTCGTCTGGGACACAAACCACGAGTAAGAGCAGTGGAAGCAGCAGAATCTCAAATCTTGGCGGCGTCCACTGCAGGCACTTCACCTTAGCAGATCTACGACTTGCAACCGATAATTTTAGCGAGTCTAGTGTAATTGGTTTTGGAGGATTTGGGAAGGTCTACAGGGGATTCATCAATGGGAATACGAAGAAAGTTGCCATCAAGCGAGCGAACCCCTCTTCCGAACAAGGTGTCCATGAATTCTTGAATGAAATCGAGTTGCTCTCTAAACTAAGGCACCGGCATTTGGTCTCGTTGATCGGTGCTTGTGAAGAAAACGACGAGATGATACTAGTCTACGACTATATGGGTAACGGGACGCTGCGCGAACATCTTTACAATGGCGAAAATTCCCCTTTAACTTGGAGACAAAGATTGGATATATGCATTGGTGCTGCAAGAGGGATCCACTACCTTCATACGGGTGCAAGGTACACGATCATTCATCGGGACGTAAAGAGCACAAACATTCTTCTAGACGAGAAATGGGTTGCAAAGGTTTCGGATTTCGGGCTCTCGAAAACCGGTCCTACCCTCCATCAGACGCACATAAGCACGATAGTGAAAGGAAGTTTCGGGTACTTGGATCCGGAGTACTTCCGGAGACAGCAGCTGACAGATAAATCAGATGTGTACTCTTTCGGGGTCGTACTTTTTGAAGTGTTGTGTGGAAGGCCAGCCCTTAACCCAAACCTTCCGAAAGAACAAGTTAGTTTAGCAGATTGGGCACTTTCAAATCACAAGAGAGGTACTCTAGAGCAAACTGTGGATCAACATATCAGAGGGGAGATCAATCCGGAATGCTTGAAACACTTCGCCGAAACAGCAGCTAAATGCTTATCCGATCACGGCCTTGATCGGCCATCAATGGGATCGGTGCTTCGAAATCTCGAGTATTGTCTTCAACTACGAAATAACCCAGATGGACCACTGGTTGCGGCCGAGCTGAAGAAGGCCAACGACCCAATGCAATGTATGCAAGATTATTAG